The following proteins are co-located in the Actinomycetota bacterium genome:
- the leuD gene encoding 3-isopropylmalate dehydratase small subunit — translation MEFSGTAHKYGRDVDTDVIIPARYLNTSDPAELAKHCMEDLDAGFVAKVQPGDILVAEENFGCGSSREHAPIAIKAAGVSVVIAKSFARIFYRNAINTGLPIMECAEAVDGISDGDEVRVDADAGVITDLTTGAVFTASPFPPFIKSIIEQGGLVEAARAKTRG, via the coding sequence GTGGAGTTCTCGGGAACGGCGCACAAGTACGGCCGCGACGTCGACACCGACGTCATCATCCCCGCGCGCTACCTCAACACGTCGGACCCGGCGGAGCTGGCGAAGCACTGCATGGAGGACCTCGACGCCGGCTTCGTCGCCAAGGTGCAGCCGGGCGACATCCTGGTGGCCGAGGAGAACTTCGGCTGCGGCTCCTCGCGCGAGCACGCGCCCATCGCCATCAAGGCCGCGGGCGTCTCCGTCGTCATCGCGAAGAGCTTCGCGCGCATCTTCTACCGCAACGCGATCAACACCGGCCTGCCGATCATGGAGTGCGCCGAGGCGGTCGACGGCATCAGTGACGGCGACGAGGTCAGGGTGGATGCGGACGCGGGCGTCATCACCGACCTGACCACGGGCGCCGTCTTCACCGCGTCTCCGTTCCCGCCGTTCATCAAGTCGATCATCGAGCAGGGCGGCCTGGTAGAGGCCGCGCGCGCGAAGACGCGCGGCTAG